A section of the Alkalihalobacillus sp. LMS39 genome encodes:
- a CDS encoding LrgB family protein: MGNVFVSFLFIMMTLAVYILGKVLYKKYPNPLTLPILTGTLFIVFILVFFEIPYETYQQGGKWIEHLLGPAVVALGYPLYKQRALFTQYIVPVCVGVGVGSVVGVYTGFQLASWLDIEKDVIFSLLPKSVTTPVAMDIAQTIGGASPLAAIFVMFAGISGAVGGPMLLRWCKINHVVGRGVGMGTASHAIGTAKAMEHSEQEGAISTIAMTVSAVIVSVIIPVFVFFLY; the protein is encoded by the coding sequence ATGGGTAACGTATTCGTCAGTTTCTTGTTTATTATGATGACGCTCGCTGTTTACATACTAGGGAAAGTGTTATATAAAAAATACCCGAATCCACTTACCTTGCCGATTTTAACAGGGACTCTGTTCATCGTATTTATTCTAGTATTCTTTGAAATTCCTTATGAAACATATCAACAAGGTGGGAAATGGATCGAGCATTTACTTGGTCCTGCTGTTGTTGCATTAGGATACCCATTGTATAAACAAAGAGCTTTGTTTACACAATATATTGTTCCTGTATGTGTAGGGGTTGGAGTTGGGTCTGTTGTAGGGGTGTATACAGGTTTTCAGTTAGCGAGCTGGCTCGATATCGAGAAGGACGTTATTTTTTCTCTGTTACCAAAATCTGTAACAACACCAGTTGCAATGGATATCGCACAAACGATAGGCGGTGCCAGTCCGCTTGCTGCTATTTTTGTTATGTTTGCAGGGATTAGTGGGGCCGTCGGTGGTCCAATGCTACTACGTTGGTGTAAAATTAACCATGTTGTTGGGCGAGGCGTCGGAATGGGAACGGCCTCACATGCAATTGGAACTGCGAAAGCGATGGAACATAGTGAACAAGAAGGTGCTATTAGTACGATAGCGATGACAGTAAGTGCAGTTATTGTTTCTGTCATTATTCCTGTGTTCGTATTTTTCTTATATTGA
- a CDS encoding CidA/LrgA family protein yields the protein MSIIRIMVHIMILYCLFFIGVQIQTRLNLPIPGSIVGMLLFFLLLFFKVIQPKWIEEGTTLLLRHMPLLFLPVTVGVIGFVHLFSGTGIFLVFIAIFSTVIVIVVAGLTTQWLVQKKEKSDG from the coding sequence ATGTCCATCATCCGGATAATGGTCCATATTATGATTTTATATTGTTTATTTTTTATCGGGGTACAAATCCAAACACGACTCAATTTACCAATTCCAGGAAGTATTGTTGGGATGTTACTTTTTTTTCTGCTCTTATTTTTTAAAGTCATTCAACCGAAATGGATTGAAGAAGGGACAACATTATTGTTGCGGCATATGCCACTGCTTTTTTTACCAGTCACAGTAGGAGTTATCGGTTTTGTCCATTTATTTTCTGGCACGGGCATATTTTTAGTTTTCATAGCCATTTTTAGTACGGTTATAGTCATAGTAGTTGCAGGTCTGACAACACAATGGCTTGTCCAAAAAAAGGAGAAGTCCGATGGGTAA